cgccgacaactataaaccctccggccggaagaccgtcgagctccgacgttaaaaatcgagagtcgcgccggcgactataaaccctccggccggaagaccgtcgagctccaacgttaaaaatcgagagtcgcgccggcaactataaaccctccggccggaagaccgtcgagctccaacgttaaaaatcgagggtcgcaccggcgattataaaccctccggccggaagaccgtcgagctccgacgttaaaaatcgagagtcgcgccagcgactataaaccctccggccggaagaccgtcgagctccgacgttaaaaatcgagagtcgcgctgtcgactataaaccctccggccggaagaccgtcgagctttaAACCATAGAGTcgacggcgactataaaccctccgccggaagaccgtcgagctcgacgttaaaagtcgcgccggcgactataaaccctccggccggaagaccgtcgagctccgacgttaaaaatcgagagtcacgccgtcgactataaaccctccggccggaagactgtcgagctccgacgttaaacattgagagtcgcgccgacgactataaaccctccggccggaagaccgtcgagctccgacgttaaacatcgggagtcgcgccggcgactataaaccctccgcccggaagaccgtcgagctccgacgttaaatatcgggaGTCGcgacggcgactataaaccctccggccggaagaccgtcgaggtccaacgttaaaaatcgagagtcgcgctgacgactataaaccctccggccggaagaagacaacaaagaGGTCGACTCTTAAGTCGTTTCGTCGATcggccaagtaaccaaaagtacttCGTGAACATCTGGCGAAAATCCCGTTTGCGAAACAGGATATATTccgccgagcggactagctacgcaaaatacttcgtaaaaaacccctttcgaacacaagaaaggtgggatgagaggcgaataacgaggagaagtgGAGGAACATGAACAACGGTAGTTGGCAAGCCGAGCAGACAGTACTCATATTGATTAACAAAAGAAAAAGCAAGTAAAAGGATAGCATTAGAGAAtttaaggccgagcggccgatTTACAAAAAGGATAGTCTTTGGTCGAGTGGTCAAATTACACATATACTTCTATTCCAGataatcgtaaagatccttcgggatgGTGTTGAGGAGTGTCGCCTGGTCTTGTGCTGGGATGGTGTCGGaatcagaaagaagacccttggacttcaagtagGTGGTGGTGGCATTCATAGCAAGCTCggaggcagtgtacatccgttcgcagactttttcggagaattcgaccgaacggatgtaattttgcctcaaggcggcgacccggcttggctcagcctcctggtattctttgagggccgctcgggaggcgTCGGGGGCGGCCTGGTGTTCTTGCAGGGCAGCCTCAAGTTTCGTCACCACGTCCGATCGGGTCGCCTTCTCGCCGGCCAGCTGGTCTATCAGCTCCTTAAAtttttgctccaggccccgagcctcgacattcttcttctccaggtcggcAATAGCcgtcttcttcctctcggtcgcCGGGCTTATTTTTCGGTCAATTGATTTGACCTATCGATCGAGCTCGGACAAAGTATGCGCCTGGTCGGCCGTTTTCTTTTGCTCCGTCGTCAGCAAAGCTTGGGTCTTTtcgagctctttctgcagctcggcatatgatggaCCTTGTGAGCCGGAAGGGCCGCCCGGAGCCTTCAACCTCTTTaattcttcgtccaccatggccagacggTTGCAgacggcgatctcctccacccatctctggcataagCAAGAATTGTtaatggccgatcggaaagaatgcataaaaaactTCGGAAGAAAACGCACTTACCCCAGTGacctgttgcatgtggctattggccaaattgcTGAGGGGAATCatagcgacgcgtgcccgagcgtcggcccacatttcggctagaggccccttcattgtgatcatgtgctcgagTGCGGTTGGTCGATCGGCCTCGGGCATCAATTCTTCGGTTGGGAGGTGAAGTGAGACCCTGACGGTACGGCGCCGACCAGgagtcgtctgggcggaagccggggaaggatcggaggccggcacCGAAAATTGGGACAAAATCGCCGAACGTTGGACTTGGCGGGGAGTTGGTGGAAGGGCACTGATCGGAACGACCTCGAGGGGGTCCGCAGACGCGTCTAGTTGGGATGGCGTCCGATCGGAAGAGATCGCCTCCACCTCCGacgctttgccgcgagaatcggcggtggtccgcTCGGATGGATGGACTGCAGATGTAGCCGAGCGGAGTGGTGTCTCCgtgcggcgcctcttttgtcggagggggcgctcttcctcctgaaccaagccttcctcccggacgaaaggctctcgactagcagttgcgctaatcgctggctccgggagagaagcctgagcggctgaCTCCCCCGCATTCGTATCGCTCTCTccctcatgcgagccgaccggctgaaTGCCAAGCGATTCCATCTCTTTGGCAGTCGCGGCCTCGAGCGCCACTGCTTTCCTTTTCAAAATGTCGGCCATCactgactccatgacgatgtccgctgcaaaggaaaaaggagaaaatcagttagcaattaaagcgaatgcacaagtaaaattcttaccgaagccgctcggaaggggggtcctgGTCGGGctcaggccgaatatatacatcacccctTCGGGCAGGAACTTagtgatgtcaaacttcagaccggccAACATGTTGGctgcgtgaagataatccggtcgggtcttgaaccttttgagctctggggagattggtggtccgacctgccactgggtgcGGAAGGGGGTCCGCTCGGgcatacgaaggtagaagtagaattctttccaatgcttattggaagagggtagtttattaaagaaaactaaaccgggtcgagcctggaacatgtatgtgcccagctcggattgtttagggtaataaaaataatagaaaaccttcggtcggagggggatattgtggattttgaacaagacgacaacgccgcataaaaggcggaaagtgttgggaactaggcttccgagcggaatgccaaaaaagttgcaaacttctacgatgaacggatggattggaaagcgcagaccggcgaCGAATTGGTCGCAGAAAAcatagaaagctccgcgcggcggtttgtgtggccgagcggagggggagggtaatataagttcaaaatcagaagggatttcaaaagagtccattagaatatcggcgtcgcgccgatcgaagcgcgactccatggtagtataccatgggccgagggattggtcttgaggctgagaggaactagccattgtccgaacggacgaaacAATAAAAGACAAAGAAAGGCAGATGATAGAAAGAAGAGGACGACAAACGAGATAGCGCCCAGAGGACCAAAACTCGGAAAAGAAAGGCAAAGAAAACATAAGAACCAAAGATAGAACAGAAAAAGAGCCTTACAGAGAATAAGGAGGATCGACGAAGAACGAGGGATCGCCGGAAAAAGAGAACCGAAGTTGTCGGAGCACTGAAACGCCGAAggaagcttctgggcacgcgagagcagaaatgcggcgaaggcGGAGAAGGCGAAgactttatagggttgagcccgagcggcaTCCACCATCGGATTCAGGTCGCGAgaaccggagcacgcatcgcgccgtccatttcaaactaaGGCGGTCCCATTGAAGgtaacgccgccgccgtacgctgaCGGCATCAGGGGTGCCACGTGGCGTCGCAACATAGGTCACATTTAATGAGTGCGTGTTcggccttaatgatggagattggcgcaAACGTCgaggagatccgaggaatgttggcgttgacggACGTTTTAGCTGCCCCCGTgtgggccgagcggaggatagttgcaTATGGACGCCGCTCGAcgcaactgatggtccagtcagtcggactaatcgtctccttcgactagacttgaaggggaggcaagtgatccggcagtaaggacgggagactccctttgagggaagtcaacgccacgtggaggtcaaagatcAAACGGTCGACCGGAAAAGGGGGGaaccgaccggccgaacgggttataagcggaagcaaagacaacccgacggggagtcgggtctccgatgctcatggtgaacagggtcgccgggccgagcgggtagcccgctcggccgaggcataaagcagtaatgctgtgaacagttttatccgagcacacgacctggaacctcccgagcggatcagtacctacgtccggtcggacgtgatgggactgccgagctgccggacgctcggcgcgggaacagaagagacaaaatgacaagggaaacatcgggaaacatcttctgacaacagacaTGTCCAACGACCAAGTCATACACTGACTTGAACTTTACGACAGAAGGTTTTGTCGTCCCAttagagaggtgctcggactgtagcagtatagtgtcaggcaagctcctctgacaagcccatactgaggtatggtaagaggacacgtattcacctcggtatgtgtacataagcctcttcacagctcaatataagggtcctcacacttcgccggaggtacgcattctctaatattcgaagccacttcatagtttcctcttgcctgacttgagcgtcggagggtcgtcgtcgggaaccccttcccggcctgacttccttgcaggttcgccggagatccctacgaccggccggagatccacgtcatcagttcggagagcgccacgtgcccagcgtccgttgattcaacgttcggacaggatcagtatcaTTAGACTAATATGCTAAAGCTCtagaaagataaataaaataaaaaaaattctccttCCCATAATACCAATTTAATGCCTTATAAATTGATTCTATAATCTATAATCTATGTCGATTCAATATAATTTAGAGACgaacatataaaatatatttgGAATGAGTATATCATTACTATAATTAAAACATAGATGAATTTGAATCCGATTATTCTAAAAGTTAGCCGCTCAATATGTAgaaattgtattttaaatttatccTATAATTAATATCTACCACGAGAATTAATCCACTTGATAGTAGAATGACAAATATTGTACCTCTAGAATTAATCGAACTTCAATAGTACAATGACAAATGCTGTGTGTTCATCTACCGAGGCCAATTTTATTGTGTTAattgttagttaagtttattATGTTAATTGTTAGTTAAGTGTGCTAATCAATTCACACTCAATTCTATAATTTATCTTCTCtaaactttatatattttttaaaaatacatcACAGTAAAActgttatatttttaaaatttcttttgaacaaCTGTTTTTTTAATTGTTTCTAAAGAAACTAAGGAGCATTTTAGAAAACAACACAGCATTGAATGAAACAAGGATTGCGATAGAAAACCTAATGTTGAGGTATTTTGTAATGTAATGATCAaccataaaaaattatattttaatctGTATTGTctataaaatcattttttttctcaaGCTTAAATGAATAATACATACATTATCCACGGATTTACGAATGTTATCGTATTAATGGAATcgaatttatcttaaaaattaaaacatgtTTACTATATTTACATCCAACCCACTCATCTCATATCCAGTGGCCTTACCCCTGGACAAGTCTGAAAAGAATCTGTTAAACAGTGAATAGAAAGCGAATAGTAAAATTATGAGCATCATGATAGATTTACAAATGAGCATAACAACATGAAGCTAAAGATGATACCAGGATCTAAAACAAGAGAGATTAGATCTCTGTTATATTCTTCCTGTTCATATATATCCTATTTAGATTTTATAAGCCATCCAATTAGAGCTATAATATATGAATGAAAGAACTTGCAGGCCGCCATTAACAAGCTGAGACTCCCTTCGGGCATCTTCCAGGCACCCCTGCTAAAAATTATAATCTGGAATTTTGGATTCAAAAgatataatgaagaaaagaacttgtcaaattgaaaattttttggTAGTCCCTTCATATCGTTGAATTGTTGGCAATGAATTGCTTTACGCCATGATCTCCTCCTCCGCCCATGGAGAGAAGACATCGCTCCCACCGCTGCTCTTGCCTCCGCCGCCGTTGAGTTGGTAGCCATTTTGCTGCACGCCGGCGGTAGAGGAGAATCTCTGTCCGATTGGTTCAACAGGAGCATCCTTCACCAGAGACTGCACCCAGGACAAGTCGGGTTCATTCATAGCAGACGGTGGGGCGGCTGCAGTGGTGGCAGAGGCGCTTCCAAAGGAGGCGGCTTGGTTGCCGCGGAAGGCAAAGGAGGCAGATTTCCTCAGCTTGGACAGTTCCTCTCCTTGGATGCCCCAATCGAGTTTCCCGCCCGGCGAGCCCCAATCAGCAAGATCTGCCGCAGGAGTCGTGATTGGGGAAAGCGTCGACGGGCGAACAGTAGATGCACCGCGATCGATGAAGCTCTGGCTGCGCTTGGCGAAAGCGGAAGCCCTCGAGTTCATGATGGCTTTCACCATGGTGTGGTCGAGGCCGAAGGATGATGTTGCGTTCACCGGCGGGGATGAAGACAGGCTGCCACCGAATCCAGAGAGATGCTGCGACTGGTGCTTCTGGAGAGCGGGAGGGGATTGGAATTGAGGAGCTGTTTGCCTCATGGAGATGCCCTGCAACTGAGTTAGCAGCGATGGATTTACAGTCCCCATCATATCGCTGAGTTCGGAGGAGCGAGATGCTGCTGCTAAGTTGTTCAAGCCCCAGGTCGCACGGGGTGAGGAAGTTTTGGTGATTTCGTCGATGAGCAGCTGTTGATATCCTTCCAATCCAAGTAAATCAACATCGAAATCAATGTCCCTGGCACTCAGGGAAGCCTTCAGCCTGCTGCTAGGTAACTGCAATGATGGAGGCGTCTTGACGCCGCCGGACGGATTCATCCACGGTGATGTAGGCGACGAAGCTGAGGGGGACATGGGCGAGCCAGGCTGCTGCATCAGCATCAAGGCCGTGGCCATGTCCAGAGAAGAGAGTCCTGGGGACGACGAACGCGGCGAGGGCAATACCATGCCGGTAACTGATGCCGCCGAGGGATTCACGGTCCGAAGCTCTTCGGGTTTGTGGGCGAAGAAGCAAACCCGACGATTGCAACCGGTCTCATCCTTGCACAGTCGAGTCCGATACTGTGCCGGGTGGAGCCAACTCTCGAACACGCCATGAGCGTACTCGCAGGAATCGCCGTTACGGCAAGATCCCTTGCGGAACTCAGGGCATGGCACGCAGCTGTATGAAAACTTCCGTGGGTCTCGGCGCCGGGCATTCTCCCCGGGGTGGACGAAGGGGCACTCCGTCCAATCGTGAGAATAAGCGCGAGAGCAGGGCTTGATCTTGAACGTATACATCCGGAACTCGTCGGTTCCGTAGATCCCGGTCTTGATGTCCGGAAGCGTCAAATCCAGCGGGTATTCCTTCTTCTCTCCTTGTTTAGCCGCCTCTTCTTTGCACGGCGATGAAACCCTAGGGCAACACGAGGCCTTTAAGACGACTTCAAGCGATTTAGCCACGCTGCTAGAGAACTGCCGGGCGATGACGTCCCCAGCACGGTTGCCGCTGGCATCGAGCACATCGATGGCCTCCGCGGAGGCTCCGATCAGGAGCTTGACTACCTCAAGAGAAGAGGGGGCACCGCCGGCCGCGGAACAGTGGAGAGCGGTGGCGCCGTCAGATGCAGCGCTCCGGACGGCCTCGGCAGGGCGTGTAGCGAGGATATAGTCGATGACAGCGATGCTTCCATAGAGGGCCGCGATCATGAGCGGCGTACGCTGCTGGTAGCCCATCCCTCGACCGGGAGAACGTACGTACCAGGGAGCGGCGGCATCGAGCGGCCATCCCTCCTCCTCCACTGCCTGCTTGAAGGCAGAGACGGCATCTGAAGCAGCAAGTTCTAGGAGCAGCATAACATTGTCGTCCGCCGGAGGGTGCTTCGGATCTCCGCCGGCCGAAGGAGAAACTTTCCGGGGGCCGCTACACATGTCCTCTCTTTGACCTAATCCACAAACCAAACACATCATAATAAACTCCGCAAAAAACCGATCAAAACACCCAAAAAACACAGAAAAAACCACACATTAAAACAAAACAGAGCAGAAAAAGAATCCTCACAAGAGATGAAGGAACAGAAGAAACCAACAGATTCTTGTGTGAGGAAGACGTGATGATGCTTCGGTGTTGGGTCCGTTTTGTAGGTGAGGAAGGGGCGAAAAGTTCATACAAGGCAGCCAAAAGGCGTTGCCAaatttactctccaaccctcagACAAACTCGAATTTGCTAGATACAACCACTGACTGGGGGAACGTACGGTATACAAATATTGCGATCAGCTACTGAATCCAAATTGTCAATACATAAAGGACTAAAACGTAAAAAGGCCACAATAATTCTACCCCGGTTTTCTGTCAACGATTCCACAGACTGAAGTCTGAAGGCAGCTGCCTGTCTCCTATAACCTAAACGAAACCAAAATTAAACGAAACGAAACGAAATCCCAACAAAAACGAAACGAAACGAAACGAAACGACAGGCAGGCCCACGCGGCCCCGGGTAAGTGGATATCGCGTCAGCGTCGCAGTAGCAGTGGGTCCCAATCCAATCACAGATCGACGCGTCTCCGGGTCGCAATAAAATCTCGGACGGACCGGGGACACGTTTGGCGGACACGCACTCCGCGCCGCTGCCTCCGAAACCGGTTCGGTTCGGCGTTCGTTGCGCGGTTCGGTTCGGCCGCGTCGCTTTCGGCTCGCAACTAAAAATCTACACGACGGAGTTGCACCCGACACGTACCTCGCTCTCTATTCGAGGCTACCTTGAAGAATTCGACCGAGTAAAACTTCTTGAGTCGTGTTCAAAATTCAATCACTATCCTCGATTAGTCAAAATTAAAGTCTAATTCATACGTTAAAATACATATTAGaagtcaaataaaaataaaattaattctccttttgtaataataataattaataattataattattattatggcAGCTATacattttattacaattttttttcttcaaagttTCATAGCTGATTAATGCAGGATAGAAAATATAGGATATCTTTGAACAACGGTACGAAGAAATGCATCACCATCTAAACATTTATGATTTATTcagcataataataaaataatttattagattaaaaaaaataatattacctCTTTAAACATTTTGAATTACTGATCTTTCGgtaaaatataaatagataaattataaaaatattttttttaaatataatgatCCTATATAACAGAGATTCAGTATTTAATAGAATAtttaatattcattaaaaattgattttaaatttatttaataaaagctATTTAggacaataataaaataattcatgAGTATCGACGAAGCAACTCAAGATCtggaaatataaattaataattaaaagtttgaccaagtGTCCCCTGCCGACTTTTGGATAAGAATCTCCGAACCAAATCTATATTGCACCGAGACAATCATCGACGTGGCGCTGCCTTGTTTTTTCACacacaataacaaatacaaaaatgAATTGAAGACTACTATTCTCAGCTTGTTTAACATCCATACTTT
This genomic stretch from Zingiber officinale cultivar Zhangliang chromosome 7A, Zo_v1.1, whole genome shotgun sequence harbors:
- the LOC122001165 gene encoding zinc finger CCCH domain-containing protein 33-like, which codes for MCSGPRKVSPSAGGDPKHPPADDNVMLLLELAASDAVSAFKQAVEEEGWPLDAAAPWYVRSPGRGMGYQQRTPLMIAALYGSIAVIDYILATRPAEAVRSAASDGATALHCSAAGGAPSSLEVVKLLIGASAEAIDVLDASGNRAGDVIARQFSSSVAKSLEVVLKASCCPRVSSPCKEEAAKQGEKKEYPLDLTLPDIKTGIYGTDEFRMYTFKIKPCSRAYSHDWTECPFVHPGENARRRDPRKFSYSCVPCPEFRKGSCRNGDSCEYAHGVFESWLHPAQYRTRLCKDETGCNRRVCFFAHKPEELRTVNPSAASVTGMVLPSPRSSSPGLSSLDMATALMLMQQPGSPMSPSASSPTSPWMNPSGGVKTPPSLQLPSSRLKASLSARDIDFDVDLLGLEGYQQLLIDEITKTSSPRATWGLNNLAAASRSSELSDMMGTVNPSLLTQLQGISMRQTAPQFQSPPALQKHQSQHLSGFGGSLSSSPPVNATSSFGLDHTMVKAIMNSRASAFAKRSQSFIDRGASTVRPSTLSPITTPAADLADWGSPGGKLDWGIQGEELSKLRKSASFAFRGNQAASFGSASATTAAAPPSAMNEPDLSWVQSLVKDAPVEPIGQRFSSTAGVQQNGYQLNGGGGKSSGGSDVFSPWAEEEIMA